The following coding sequences are from one bacterium SCSIO 12741 window:
- a CDS encoding histidine kinase: MFRIVYGNLSPSIGLVLTLLLGLTLGGNKAARAQESVTYFYRQFTLADGLPTNKVYSFAQDKDGFFWAGTDKGLSWFDGVRFHPLSAADGFNSLSCEDIVLLRDSSLVAVGVSPMRLYWLKENKVVKSIDLGPKWWTSLGMAYNPNLNYLSYSSGRSAHIYDLSEDRAYFFHDLHKELFAHNYALSDTSMLLSYGTKLGLYWYTNSTCEDSLIPGTEGMKIMALNHYKNNELDLFTSRGWYRIDLNDNYRITTIRDNFESFNKLNHTAYYKGSLWYTYFGNGVAQLFPSGRFANVNDYFHFGNIQVNNLHKDNSNNLWISTHGKGLYVVYHSLITNYSIVDGLPSDYITDMDISEEGKICFSTNKGAMWITPDDKLTPINSQLVSSVKRKKPINTTNFDDKFIIEVDYLKGNWHMSVNSADLVSHWVDGNDTLIISSYSSIGLRSDSLHILGHWNFIRSVQIANGKYDVLLPRTHLNGPERLNDILYRDSVSSWVAGKKGLYIYEYGDRNPGLRLVNDEFPGLPKSPASLVIEEMHNGADGSLWLATSLGLYQLKEGQCRRWGGFTDCSTVDQDAEERIWVGTNDGLYRLDSAGFVKFHAASGLISDEINKVMYDSIRNVLWVGTVSGLSKLDLNLLGSELEQRNPVIIHQLEVIGDTSYSSPQFQQLDYTQNGIRISYSLLASSSPKYRQFAYKLIGVHKEWIPTNASSVEFTALAPGEYTFTVRGRVEGGIWSEPANYRFSITPPFWKRNWFILGSLLIAQLLIVSVLFRYYRGRIRKIRHHQLQKDRIRSLEQKARNATLNPHFVFNALNSIQSFTGRSDKKGTIEFIADFARLIRTNMDVSEHSHITIAEEIERLTLFMNIEKRRLGGRFDFNIQVSEQVDSEEILIPNMILQPVVENSIWHGIAHLDRPGKIDLVFDLHSTDFLLIHITDNGVGLQSNHSRPGHSSKGVSLTRQRLGYFSPLNRFYLHRLIHPDGSSAGTRAEFLIQID, translated from the coding sequence TTGTTCAGAATTGTTTACGGGAATCTAAGTCCAAGTATAGGACTCGTACTTACTTTGCTTTTAGGGCTAACCCTGGGAGGAAATAAGGCTGCACGAGCCCAAGAATCAGTTACCTACTTTTACCGACAGTTTACCCTGGCCGATGGCCTGCCTACCAACAAGGTTTATTCCTTTGCTCAAGACAAGGATGGTTTTTTTTGGGCGGGAACCGATAAGGGGCTATCCTGGTTTGACGGCGTAAGGTTTCACCCCTTATCCGCTGCCGATGGATTTAATTCACTGAGCTGTGAAGACATTGTTTTACTACGGGATTCCTCTCTTGTTGCTGTTGGGGTGTCACCGATGAGGCTGTACTGGCTCAAGGAAAATAAGGTGGTAAAAAGTATCGACCTGGGGCCCAAATGGTGGACCTCTCTGGGAATGGCTTATAATCCCAATTTAAACTATCTCTCCTATTCTTCGGGTAGATCTGCCCATATCTATGACTTGAGTGAGGACCGGGCCTATTTTTTCCATGATTTACACAAAGAACTATTCGCACATAACTACGCTTTGAGCGACACGAGTATGCTCCTGTCTTACGGGACCAAACTGGGGCTCTATTGGTACACCAACTCTACTTGTGAAGATTCTCTCATACCCGGAACTGAGGGGATGAAAATCATGGCCTTGAATCATTATAAAAACAACGAATTGGATTTGTTTACCAGCCGAGGCTGGTACCGCATAGACCTGAATGACAATTATCGGATCACCACGATTCGCGACAATTTTGAGTCCTTTAATAAACTGAACCATACAGCTTATTACAAGGGTAGTTTATGGTACACGTATTTTGGGAATGGAGTGGCTCAACTATTTCCCAGTGGCCGGTTTGCCAATGTGAATGATTACTTCCATTTTGGAAATATTCAAGTCAATAATTTACACAAAGACAACAGCAATAACTTATGGATTTCGACTCATGGTAAGGGGTTATATGTGGTGTATCACTCACTGATTACAAATTACTCTATTGTTGATGGACTGCCCTCAGATTACATTACTGATATGGACATATCTGAAGAGGGTAAAATATGTTTCTCCACCAATAAAGGAGCGATGTGGATTACCCCTGACGATAAATTGACTCCGATAAACTCTCAATTGGTTTCCTCGGTAAAAAGGAAAAAACCAATTAACACGACAAACTTTGATGACAAGTTCATCATTGAGGTTGATTACCTAAAAGGAAATTGGCACATGTCAGTTAACTCGGCTGACTTGGTTTCTCATTGGGTTGATGGGAATGATACCCTTATTATTTCTAGCTATTCTTCCATAGGTCTTCGAAGTGATTCTCTTCATATTCTAGGGCACTGGAATTTTATTCGATCCGTACAAATTGCCAATGGGAAATACGATGTTTTACTGCCTCGAACTCATCTGAATGGCCCTGAAAGATTAAACGATATTCTGTACCGGGATTCGGTTTCTTCGTGGGTGGCCGGAAAAAAAGGACTTTATATCTACGAATATGGTGACCGAAATCCAGGCCTGAGGTTGGTCAATGACGAATTTCCCGGTTTACCTAAATCGCCAGCCAGTTTGGTGATTGAAGAAATGCACAATGGTGCCGATGGTTCATTGTGGTTGGCTACCTCCCTTGGTTTGTATCAGTTGAAAGAGGGGCAATGTCGCCGATGGGGAGGATTTACCGATTGTAGCACCGTGGACCAGGATGCCGAAGAACGAATTTGGGTGGGGACGAATGATGGCCTCTATCGTTTAGATTCTGCCGGATTTGTGAAATTTCATGCCGCTTCTGGCCTTATTAGTGATGAAATCAATAAAGTCATGTACGACTCCATCCGCAATGTGCTTTGGGTGGGTACGGTTTCCGGACTATCTAAATTGGATTTGAATCTATTGGGATCGGAATTGGAGCAGCGCAATCCTGTTATCATTCACCAGCTGGAGGTGATCGGAGATACCAGTTATTCCTCACCCCAATTTCAGCAATTGGATTATACCCAGAATGGAATTCGGATCAGTTATTCTTTATTGGCCTCATCCAGTCCTAAGTACCGCCAGTTTGCCTATAAGTTGATCGGCGTTCATAAGGAGTGGATTCCGACCAATGCCAGTTCGGTTGAGTTCACAGCATTGGCTCCTGGTGAGTACACCTTTACGGTGCGGGGGAGGGTAGAAGGAGGAATTTGGAGTGAACCGGCCAATTATCGGTTTTCGATTACGCCTCCCTTCTGGAAAAGGAATTGGTTCATTTTAGGTTCGCTTTTGATTGCACAGTTGTTGATCGTTTCGGTGCTGTTCCGCTATTACCGAGGACGTATTCGCAAAATTCGTCATCATCAGTTGCAAAAAGACCGTATTCGATCCCTGGAGCAAAAAGCCAGAAATGCAACGCTCAATCCACACTTCGTGTTCAATGCACTCAACTCCATTCAATCGTTTACTGGTCGGTCGGATAAGAAAGGAACCATCGAGTTTATCGCCGATTTTGCCCGATTGATTCGGACTAACATGGACGTTTCCGAGCATTCACACATTACCATTGCCGAAGAGATAGAGCGCCTCACCTTGTTTATGAATATTGAAAAGAGAAGGCTCGGAGGTCGTTTTGATTTTAATATTCAAGTTTCGGAGCAGGTAGACTCAGAAGAAATTCTCATCCCCAATATGATTCTGCAGCCGGTGGTTGAAAATTCCATCTGGCACGGAATTGCTCACTTGGATCGGCCTGGAAAGATTGATCTGGTATTTGACCTCCACAGCACCGATTTTCTACTCATTCACATTACCGATAATGGAGTAGGGCTTCAAAGCAATCATTCGCGGCCCGGACATTCTTCCAAAGGAGTATCCCTCACTCGTCAGCGTCTTGGCTACTTTTCTCCGCTCAACCGCTTTTACCTCCATCGTCTTATTCATCCTGACGGAAGTTCTGCAGGTACCCGAGCCGAATTTTTGATTCAGATCGATTAG
- a CDS encoding carboxypeptidase regulatory-like domain-containing protein, whose product MKYLISILTLTSFMLASTLLQATGSIKGKVFDPDGLPVISAHAYVKVGANIYGSQTDIDGRFTIKPLPTGTYTLIVTFSGFDTVKVQEVEVLSGRITIMKDIHMNYRTLGVFDMVYYKDLIIIDEPSVQTIDAEFIDRLPYKGGNMLELVSAISSEVSQPEPGGDVYIRGSRSGSVVYFVDGVKTFDGNQGIPGAAIGNMRVYTGGVPAMYGDCLGGVIVVESKSYFGSGR is encoded by the coding sequence ATGAAATACTTAATCTCAATTCTTACTCTCACATCTTTCATGTTAGCCTCCACCTTGTTACAGGCAACCGGATCGATTAAAGGAAAGGTTTTTGACCCTGATGGATTACCAGTAATTTCGGCCCACGCATATGTAAAGGTGGGAGCCAATATTTATGGATCTCAAACCGATATCGACGGACGATTTACGATCAAACCTCTTCCTACCGGGACCTATACTTTAATAGTAACTTTTAGTGGGTTTGACACCGTAAAAGTTCAAGAAGTGGAAGTGCTGAGTGGCCGAATTACTATCATGAAGGATATTCACATGAATTACCGAACCCTTGGAGTTTTTGATATGGTCTATTACAAAGATTTGATCATTATAGATGAACCATCAGTACAAACCATCGATGCTGAGTTTATCGATAGACTGCCATACAAAGGAGGAAACATGCTGGAACTGGTCAGTGCCATTAGTTCAGAAGTGAGTCAGCCTGAGCCTGGTGGAGATGTATACATACGTGGTTCCCGTTCCGGATCAGTTGTTTATTTTGTGGACGGCGTAAAGACCTTTGATGGAAACCAAGGAATTCCCGGAGCGGCCATTGGCAATATGCGGGTATATACCGGCGGAGTGCCAGCTATGTATGGGGACTGCTTAGGCGGAGTAATTGTGGTAGAATCCAAAAGTTACTTCGGCAGCGGACGATAA
- a CDS encoding RNA polymerase sigma factor, producing the protein MLNNNESELLARYRESGDRMALGILFKQYLPLVYGVCLKYLKNKEKAQDVVSEVFEKLLPLLREKEIRDFKSFVYVVAKNQSLGQLRSQRIWVEYQELHDQHEEESQQDQRILKEAQLDQLKEALKELKPDQQQSLDLFYLQDYSYQEVADQMKLDLKKVKSLIQNGKRMLRIRLTERMNDGN; encoded by the coding sequence ATGTTAAACAATAATGAAAGCGAATTGTTGGCCCGCTACCGCGAAAGCGGTGACCGGATGGCGCTTGGAATTTTGTTTAAGCAATACCTACCCCTGGTTTACGGAGTATGTCTCAAGTACTTAAAAAACAAAGAAAAAGCCCAGGATGTAGTCTCTGAAGTTTTTGAAAAACTCCTTCCTCTCTTGCGGGAAAAGGAAATCCGAGACTTTAAATCATTCGTTTATGTGGTAGCCAAAAATCAATCCCTGGGTCAGCTCAGATCGCAACGAATCTGGGTAGAATACCAAGAGCTACACGATCAACACGAAGAAGAGTCCCAACAAGACCAGCGAATTCTCAAAGAAGCCCAATTGGATCAACTCAAGGAAGCTTTAAAAGAACTCAAACCGGATCAGCAGCAGAGTTTAGATCTGTTTTACCTGCAGGATTATTCCTACCAGGAAGTCGCTGACCAAATGAAGCTTGATCTCAAAAAGGTGAAAAGCCTCATTCAAAACGGAAAGCGAATGCTACGTATCCGGCTAACTGAAAGGATGAATGATGGAAACTAA
- a CDS encoding carboxypeptidase-like regulatory domain-containing protein, whose translation MIRFLNIAGAMALFLLLSFAAEAQVLVGRMVHNETGKPIRNVHISVDGRPELAVVSKGDGRFQIPVGEGDITLRFSHVAFEPYTEKIHMHQDTLRRDFKLIPKVYQLGDFTTTADRKPESVFHTFVHYVHDFEVMDNRLILITFSRNLKKDPKLTLSGLNQEILDEIAIPTEPETLFRDYQGRVFLEYEKTAYLIRYQDDELKLIEVNAQEFRARVKPCNDTLDQQIFFSDQLWYLPRFNYYSFDTRDSLFRLVRNIVDKELNHMMRWEFYDMTIDQQRQAREMAEFFPNLDKQEMAGIMSGFQNSIYYEEPYAPLFVVNDTILIFDHYSNFLYRYSENLMPLDSQEISYHIPPRRREWKSKVFLDRNRGEFFGLFEKKGYVYLKKINCGNGSFDYAVKLSNQFVEKVRVHDNYAYYIHKPPSSPEKPTIYRERIAER comes from the coding sequence ATGATTAGGTTCTTAAACATAGCAGGGGCGATGGCCCTATTTCTCCTTTTGAGTTTTGCTGCTGAAGCTCAGGTATTGGTCGGTCGAATGGTGCACAACGAAACCGGTAAGCCCATTCGCAATGTACACATTTCGGTAGATGGTCGCCCAGAATTGGCCGTAGTAAGCAAAGGAGATGGAAGGTTTCAAATTCCCGTGGGAGAAGGCGACATTACTCTAAGGTTTTCCCATGTTGCCTTTGAGCCCTACACGGAAAAGATTCACATGCACCAGGATACCTTGAGAAGAGATTTTAAGCTTATTCCCAAGGTCTATCAGCTGGGCGATTTTACCACCACTGCTGACCGAAAGCCGGAATCCGTATTTCACACCTTTGTTCATTATGTACATGATTTTGAGGTAATGGACAACCGCTTGATCCTGATTACCTTTTCCCGAAATCTGAAGAAGGACCCAAAGCTAACCTTGTCAGGTTTGAATCAGGAAATATTGGATGAAATCGCCATACCAACTGAACCCGAAACCTTGTTTAGAGACTATCAGGGGCGCGTATTTCTTGAGTATGAAAAAACGGCCTACCTCATTCGTTACCAGGATGATGAGTTAAAGCTTATCGAGGTAAATGCACAAGAATTCAGAGCTCGGGTTAAACCTTGCAATGATACCCTGGATCAGCAAATATTCTTCTCCGATCAATTGTGGTATTTACCTCGGTTCAACTATTACTCCTTTGATACCCGGGATAGCTTGTTTCGATTGGTCAGAAACATCGTGGACAAAGAACTCAATCACATGATGCGCTGGGAGTTCTATGATATGACCATTGACCAACAACGTCAAGCCCGGGAAATGGCCGAGTTTTTTCCCAATCTAGACAAGCAGGAAATGGCCGGTATTATGAGTGGATTTCAAAACAGTATCTACTACGAAGAGCCTTATGCTCCTTTGTTTGTGGTGAATGATACCATTCTCATTTTTGACCATTACTCTAATTTTCTATACCGCTATTCAGAAAACCTAATGCCCTTGGATAGCCAGGAGATTTCCTACCATATTCCACCTCGTCGCAGGGAATGGAAGAGCAAGGTTTTCCTGGATCGGAATAGAGGAGAGTTTTTCGGCCTTTTTGAGAAGAAGGGATATGTCTATCTCAAAAAGATCAATTGCGGCAACGGTTCCTTCGATTATGCGGTAAAACTGTCTAACCAGTTCGTTGAAAAGGTGCGGGTACACGACAATTATGCCTATTACATCCACAAACCACCCAGTTCACCGGAAAAACCAACCATCTACAGAGAGCGAATAGCCGAGAGATAG
- a CDS encoding response regulator transcription factor, whose amino-acid sequence MEINCILIDDEPLAIDNLQNLLGIYCPEVKVLKTFTDPVQALKQIPEIEPDLIFLDINMGKLNGLELAEALMWSKSEVIFVTAFSQYSLRALRANALDYLLKPLEPQELVRVVNKYELKSQEPNAEEKKETVEAFKDFFESYGKEEFPKKIRVPSQNGFLLVNTDELVRIQADNSYCDLYLADGRKLTVSKGIGIFESILDQRWFKRVHQSHMVHLKFVEEFTLENGGVLRLKDGTEVMISRRRLKSFKESCSELFTGI is encoded by the coding sequence ATGGAAATCAATTGTATCCTTATAGACGACGAGCCACTTGCCATTGACAATCTTCAAAACTTACTCGGCATTTACTGCCCGGAAGTAAAGGTTTTGAAAACATTTACCGACCCCGTTCAGGCGCTCAAGCAGATTCCTGAAATCGAACCTGATTTGATTTTTTTGGACATTAATATGGGTAAGCTCAATGGTTTGGAATTGGCCGAAGCTCTTATGTGGTCGAAAAGCGAGGTGATCTTTGTTACCGCTTTTAGTCAATACTCCCTGAGAGCGTTACGGGCCAATGCCTTGGATTATTTGCTCAAGCCCCTCGAGCCGCAGGAATTGGTTCGCGTGGTCAATAAATATGAGCTCAAAAGCCAGGAGCCCAATGCAGAGGAGAAAAAGGAAACGGTGGAGGCCTTCAAAGATTTTTTTGAATCCTATGGCAAAGAGGAGTTTCCGAAAAAGATTCGAGTACCTTCTCAAAATGGGTTTTTATTGGTGAATACCGATGAGCTGGTCCGAATTCAAGCCGACAATTCCTACTGTGATTTGTACTTGGCCGATGGACGAAAGCTAACGGTGAGCAAGGGGATAGGGATATTTGAAAGCATTTTGGATCAACGCTGGTTTAAGCGGGTACATCAGTCTCATATGGTGCACCTGAAATTTGTAGAAGAATTCACTCTCGAAAATGGTGGAGTTCTTCGGTTAAAAGACGGAACGGAAGTGATGATTTCCCGCCGTCGACTAAAAAGTTTCAAGGAGAGTTGTTCAGAATTGTTTACGGGAATCTAA
- a CDS encoding LytTR family transcriptional regulator: MQPYSLALIGISDQAFSPIHPLWTDPSIRIARSFEDPYSFMQDKNLEHSFTLLVIDERAWETLQTHFSDSLASYQNRTIVATSNQSRFSQNHKSQNILTINKPINPEKLFALVLALIQPLRHVPLQSPAEQLVMAGFNDRGQGVQKVALGDQKSVHFIDLNDIICFQASSNYTTARLKEGQSITTSRTLMHYERLLKNHGFIRVHRSHLINSRHIKQLIKATNTLVLSEDLRVEIASDRRSQLLQAVGIPS, from the coding sequence ATGCAACCCTATTCTCTGGCACTGATCGGAATTTCCGATCAGGCCTTCTCTCCAATTCATCCCTTGTGGACGGATCCGAGTATTCGTATAGCCCGAAGCTTTGAGGATCCTTATAGTTTTATGCAAGACAAAAACCTGGAACACTCCTTCACTTTATTGGTGATTGACGAACGGGCTTGGGAAACCTTGCAAACCCATTTTTCCGATTCATTGGCCTCGTACCAGAATCGTACGATTGTGGCTACCAGCAACCAAAGCCGATTTAGTCAGAATCATAAATCACAAAACATTCTTACGATCAACAAGCCGATTAATCCGGAAAAGCTTTTCGCCCTGGTTTTGGCCCTGATCCAACCCCTGAGACATGTACCCCTGCAATCGCCCGCCGAACAGTTGGTCATGGCAGGGTTCAACGATCGAGGGCAAGGTGTTCAGAAGGTGGCACTCGGCGATCAAAAATCGGTGCACTTTATTGATCTGAACGATATCATTTGTTTTCAAGCCAGCAGCAATTACACCACTGCGCGGTTAAAAGAAGGGCAATCGATAACTACATCGAGAACGCTAATGCATTATGAAAGGCTTCTCAAAAACCATGGTTTCATTCGGGTGCATCGCTCTCATTTAATCAATAGCCGGCATATAAAGCAGTTGATCAAGGCCACCAACACCTTAGTGCTGAGTGAAGATTTGAGGGTGGAAATCGCTTCTGACAGACGCTCTCAATTGCTTCAGGCTGTCGGAATTCCAAGCTAA
- a CDS encoding CoA-binding protein, whose protein sequence is MEKQERVLVMGASTNPTRYSYLATQSLLKHGHEVVLYGRKSAEVSGIPILTSLEGIKNIDTVTLYLNPTNQKPYYDFLIELAPKRIIFNPGTENAELMELAAANGIANEAACTLVMLSVGTY, encoded by the coding sequence ATGGAAAAACAAGAACGAGTGCTCGTCATGGGCGCCTCTACCAATCCTACACGCTATTCGTATTTGGCCACTCAATCTTTGTTGAAGCACGGCCACGAGGTGGTTCTTTATGGAAGAAAATCAGCAGAGGTATCGGGCATTCCGATTTTGACCAGTCTCGAAGGAATTAAAAATATAGATACGGTTACCTTGTATCTAAATCCGACCAATCAGAAGCCCTATTACGACTTTCTGATAGAGCTGGCTCCCAAGCGAATAATCTTCAATCCAGGTACAGAAAATGCTGAACTCATGGAGCTGGCCGCGGCCAATGGAATAGCCAATGAAGCCGCTTGCACCTTAGTTATGCTCTCGGTAGGGACTTATTGA
- a CDS encoding DUF4173 domain-containing protein, with translation MKRKVIGLLLGSLLFNYVFWGESLGINLFLFSLFLTLFAVPFRLVKTDRHVQVLALGALLTGFSVLFIHSTMSVVIHILSMVLLITFANQAGREILKSIWYAIPTLVHNLLLIPKNMRDGINHSQPEGIPAKGLLRFLKLSVFPLIVVAVFFILFRVANPIFYDFSTDFLDYVGAYLEHLYEVLSFPRIFFFLSGFTLVFWALYSQHSEKFAELESRMKNIIERIRPNRPKPVSTSQATTSSHPKHSFIALKNENRTARIMMVLVNLLLVAVNLIDIIWGWFGLEYKGDFDLTAYVHEGTYILIFSILLSMSLILYFYRRNQNFYPFQNQLKPLTYLWILQNAVLVISVAIRNLQYIHYYGLAYKRIGVFVFLTLVLFGLYTLVLKVKDRKSAYYLIRWNSWSIYAAFIAISLFNWDGIILRHNLKLAYPQNLDIEFLVSLSDKTLPLLDQNRQILDIENWQQPNNNFHYQLESRIQDFKERYESESWLSWNYQDMRAYHHFGAQTYH, from the coding sequence ATGAAAAGAAAAGTAATCGGACTCCTACTCGGCAGTCTTTTGTTCAACTACGTTTTCTGGGGAGAAAGTCTGGGAATCAACCTCTTTCTCTTCTCACTCTTCCTCACCCTTTTCGCCGTTCCATTCCGGCTCGTCAAAACCGACAGGCATGTTCAAGTCTTAGCCTTAGGCGCTCTACTCACCGGATTTTCCGTACTATTTATCCACTCTACCATGTCTGTCGTGATTCATATCCTTTCCATGGTATTGCTCATCACTTTTGCCAATCAAGCAGGACGAGAGATCCTCAAATCCATTTGGTACGCCATACCCACCCTGGTGCACAATCTCCTTCTAATTCCAAAGAATATGCGCGATGGGATTAATCATTCTCAGCCTGAGGGAATTCCGGCGAAAGGATTGTTGCGCTTCTTGAAGCTATCCGTTTTTCCACTAATCGTTGTGGCCGTATTCTTCATTCTCTTTCGAGTGGCCAACCCCATCTTCTACGATTTCTCTACGGATTTCCTGGATTACGTTGGAGCCTATCTGGAGCACTTGTATGAAGTCCTTTCCTTTCCACGGATCTTCTTCTTTCTAAGTGGGTTCACGTTGGTTTTCTGGGCACTCTACTCCCAACACTCCGAAAAGTTTGCAGAGCTTGAATCCAGAATGAAAAACATCATCGAACGTATTCGTCCCAATCGCCCAAAGCCCGTTTCCACTTCCCAAGCAACCACTTCCAGCCATCCAAAACACTCCTTCATCGCCTTGAAAAACGAAAACCGCACGGCTCGAATCATGATGGTATTGGTTAATCTCTTGCTGGTTGCCGTTAACTTGATTGACATCATCTGGGGCTGGTTTGGTCTCGAATACAAGGGCGACTTCGACTTAACGGCTTATGTGCACGAGGGTACCTACATTCTTATTTTCAGCATCCTGCTTTCGATGTCGCTCATCTTGTATTTCTACCGAAGAAATCAAAACTTTTATCCCTTTCAAAATCAACTCAAACCACTCACCTACCTGTGGATTCTTCAAAATGCGGTACTGGTAATCTCTGTGGCCATTCGCAACTTGCAATACATTCATTACTATGGCCTGGCCTACAAGCGAATTGGCGTTTTCGTTTTTCTCACCTTGGTGCTTTTTGGCCTCTATACGCTTGTACTAAAAGTAAAAGATCGCAAGTCGGCTTACTACCTTATTCGTTGGAATAGCTGGAGCATTTATGCGGCTTTCATTGCCATAAGCCTATTTAACTGGGATGGCATTATTCTTCGACACAACCTCAAATTGGCCTATCCCCAAAACCTGGATATCGAGTTTCTGGTTTCGTTATCTGACAAGACACTGCCTCTGCTCGATCAGAATCGGCAGATTTTGGATATCGAAAACTGGCAACAGCCGAACAACAACTTCCACTACCAATTGGAAAGTCGAATTCAGGATTTCAAGGAGCGCTATGAATCCGAGTCCTGGCTTTCCTGGAATTATCAGGACATGCGAGCCTATCACCATTTTGGAGCCCAAACCTATCACTAA